A window from Mycolicibacterium tokaiense encodes these proteins:
- a CDS encoding SDR family NAD(P)-dependent oxidoreductase, which translates to MTTSQQPLLDGKVALVSGGARGMGAEHVRRLAEEGAVVHFGDVQFDLAGTLAEQLQSKGLEVHAHDLDVTDSASWQNVIDAVAARHECLDVLVNNAGILDMAGLEESTEDSWRRTLDINTSGVFLGAKTALPLLKRSRAASIINISSIFGIVAAEGYLAYTASKGAVTTMSKSMACTYGKLGIRCNSVHPGYIETAMLDAELNQLPEGATALLHTQIPLRRFAQAVEVSEVIVFLASDRASYVTGAEIVVDGGLLAGR; encoded by the coding sequence GTGACCACTTCGCAGCAGCCACTTCTCGACGGAAAGGTGGCGCTGGTATCCGGCGGCGCCCGCGGGATGGGTGCCGAACACGTCCGCCGCCTCGCCGAAGAAGGCGCCGTCGTGCACTTCGGCGACGTCCAGTTCGATCTGGCGGGCACTCTGGCCGAACAACTGCAGTCCAAGGGGCTCGAGGTGCACGCCCATGACCTGGACGTCACCGATTCCGCGTCGTGGCAGAACGTGATCGACGCCGTGGCCGCCAGGCACGAGTGCCTCGACGTTCTGGTCAACAATGCCGGCATTCTGGACATGGCCGGACTCGAGGAGTCGACCGAAGATTCCTGGCGCCGCACCCTGGACATCAACACCTCAGGTGTGTTCCTGGGGGCCAAGACGGCTCTTCCCCTGCTCAAACGCAGCCGAGCGGCGTCGATCATCAACATCTCATCGATCTTCGGCATCGTCGCCGCCGAGGGGTACCTGGCCTACACCGCCTCGAAAGGGGCCGTGACCACCATGTCCAAGTCGATGGCCTGCACCTACGGCAAGCTCGGAATCCGTTGCAACAGCGTTCATCCCGGTTACATCGAAACCGCGATGCTGGACGCGGAACTCAATCAGCTGCCCGAAGGTGCCACCGCGCTGCTGCACACCCAGATCCCGCTGCGGCGCTTCGCACAGGCGGTCGAGGTCTCCGAGGTGATCGTGTTCCTGGCATCCGATCGCGCCTCCTACGTCACGGGCGCCGAGATCGTCGTCGACGGCGGGCTGCTGGCAGGCCGCTGA
- a CDS encoding flavin reductase family protein yields MTTTTRDVAAFKRAVGHFPTGLTIVTAHHGATPVGMTLQSFMSLSLDPMLIALAVARTSTTWPLIEPTGSFAVNILAGHHHSLARRFAVRSENRFESVEYTTSRAGNPVFTDSVAWLDCRTHRIVDGGDHWIVMADVIEIGGAPDDTAEPALVFFRSRFHRTTTPHPEEGTP; encoded by the coding sequence ATGACCACAACCACCCGCGATGTTGCCGCATTCAAACGCGCCGTCGGCCACTTCCCCACCGGCCTGACCATCGTCACCGCCCACCACGGGGCGACACCCGTGGGCATGACGCTGCAGTCGTTCATGTCGCTGTCCCTGGATCCGATGCTGATCGCGCTCGCCGTCGCGCGGACGTCGACCACCTGGCCCCTGATCGAGCCGACAGGTTCCTTCGCTGTGAACATCCTCGCGGGACACCATCACAGCTTGGCGCGCCGCTTCGCTGTTCGCAGTGAAAACCGTTTCGAGTCAGTCGAATACACCACATCGAGGGCAGGTAATCCCGTCTTCACCGACTCCGTCGCCTGGCTGGACTGTCGTACCCACCGAATCGTCGACGGTGGTGACCACTGGATCGTCATGGCGGACGTCATCGAAATCGGTGGCGCACCCGACGACACCGCCGAGCCTGCGCTCGTGTTCTTTCGCTCCCGATTTCACCGCACCACCACACCCCACCCTGAGGAAGGAACACCATGA
- a CDS encoding LLM class flavin-dependent oxidoreductase yields MKFGLFNIPYSRDYSHGRRTVRQVIDWDLTLTKWADDYGWEEVFFAEHYTLGGEPSPAPDLMIAAAAQLTSQIRLGAAAHLLAYHNPISLAHRIMWLDHMTGGRYIAGFAPGAFPSDAQLFNTGKKNPQMMVEALEIIQAIWEKEGPFRIDGEFWTVDMPAYSDDIHGPHLKPFQAKIPAIMTGMQATSPTLTTAGRHGFYPMSQQVHESVLRQHWETYATAATAAGHPANRANWRICRDVLVADTDDQAREAYLNGSMGDLWGNYNIPTFIELGLGDLVTGGTIAKEDLTAEWMVDNFHLVGSPDTVAAKIEALHAAVGGFGTLISFGHEYTDDPEVYRRSFELIGTKVSELVSHL; encoded by the coding sequence ATGAAGTTCGGACTGTTCAACATCCCCTATTCCCGTGACTACTCACACGGCCGCCGCACCGTCCGCCAGGTGATCGACTGGGATCTCACCTTGACGAAGTGGGCCGACGACTACGGCTGGGAAGAGGTGTTCTTCGCCGAGCACTACACCCTCGGCGGGGAACCCAGTCCCGCACCCGATCTCATGATCGCCGCCGCCGCACAGCTCACCTCCCAGATTCGACTGGGGGCGGCAGCCCATCTACTCGCCTACCACAACCCGATCTCACTGGCGCACCGCATCATGTGGCTCGACCACATGACCGGAGGCCGCTACATCGCAGGCTTCGCCCCCGGAGCGTTCCCCAGCGACGCGCAGCTGTTCAACACCGGCAAGAAGAACCCGCAGATGATGGTCGAAGCGCTGGAGATCATCCAGGCCATCTGGGAGAAAGAGGGCCCGTTCCGCATCGACGGCGAGTTCTGGACCGTCGACATGCCGGCCTACTCCGATGACATCCACGGCCCGCACCTGAAGCCGTTCCAGGCGAAGATCCCCGCCATCATGACCGGCATGCAGGCGACGTCACCCACCCTGACCACCGCAGGCCGGCACGGCTTCTACCCGATGAGTCAGCAGGTGCACGAGAGCGTGCTGCGCCAGCACTGGGAGACCTACGCCACCGCGGCCACCGCGGCCGGCCACCCCGCCAACCGGGCGAACTGGCGCATCTGCCGTGATGTACTGGTGGCCGACACCGACGACCAGGCGCGCGAGGCCTACCTCAACGGTTCCATGGGCGACCTGTGGGGCAACTACAACATCCCCACGTTCATCGAACTCGGCCTCGGAGATCTGGTGACGGGCGGCACCATCGCCAAGGAAGACCTGACGGCGGAGTGGATGGTCGACAATTTCCACCTGGTCGGCTCGCCGGACACCGTTGCCGCCAAGATCGAGGCACTGCACGCGGCCGTGGGTGGCTTCGGCACTCTCATCTCGTTCGGGCACGAGTACACCGACGATCCCGAGGTGTACCGCCGCAGCTTCGAACTGATCGGAACCAAGGTCAGCGAGCTGGTTTCGCACCTCTGA